A single window of Populus nigra chromosome 17, ddPopNigr1.1, whole genome shotgun sequence DNA harbors:
- the LOC133677109 gene encoding cellulose synthase A catalytic subunit 3 [UDP-forming]-like isoform X1, translating to MNLLLTLGVLLVVQPKKIQVCQICSDDIGKTIDGEPFVACHVCAFPVCRPCYEYERKDGNQSCPQCKTKYKRHKGSPPIQGEEMGDADSEDVGNKSNHHISGVQDEKQKIERMLGWDSSSGRKEHLATTNYDKDGSLNHIPYLAGRRSVSGDLSAASPERYSMASPESGIRANIRVVDPTRDSGSLGFGNVAWRERIDGWKMKPEKNTAPMSVSNAPSEGRGGGDFDASTDVLMDDSLLNDEARQPLSRKVSIPSSRINPYRMVIVLRLVVLCIFLHYRLTNPVRNAYALWLISVICEIWFAISWILDQFPKWLPVNRETYLDRLSLRYEKEGEPSQLAAVDIFVSTVDPLKEPPLVTANTVLSILAVDYPVDKVSCYVSDDGAAMLTFETMSETSEFARKWVPFCKRYDIEPRAPEWYFSQKIDYLKDKVHPSFVKERRAMKREYEEFKVRVNGLVAKAQKVPDEGWVMQDGTPWPGNNIRDHPGMIQVFLGHSGGLDTEGNELPRLVYVSREKRPGFQHHKKAGAMNALVRVSAVLTNGPFLLNLDCDHYINNSKALREAMCFLMDPNLGRTVCYVQFPQRFDGIDRNDRYANRNTVFFDINLRGLDGIQGPVYVGTGCVFNRTALYGYEPPLKPKHKKPGFLSSCFGGSRKKSSRSGRKDSKKKSSKLVDPTLPVFNLEDIEEGVEGTGFDDEKSLLMSQMTLEKRFGQSTVFVASTLMENGGVPESATPESLLKEAIHVISCGYEDKTDWGSEIGWIYGSVTEDILTGFKMHARGWRSIYCMPKRPAFKGSAPINLSDRLNQVLRWALGSVEILLSRHCPIWYGYSGRLKWLERFAYINTTIYPITSIPLLAYCTLPAVCLLTGKFIIPQISNIASIWFISLFLSIFATGILEMRWSGVGIDEWWRNEQFWVIGGVSAHLFAVFQGLLKVLAGIDTNFTVTSKASDEDGDFTELYMFKWTTLLIPPTTLLIINLVGVVAGVSYAINSGYQSWGPLFGKLFFAFWVIIHLYPFLKGLMGRQNRTPTIVVVWSVLLASIFSLLWVRVDPFTTKVTGPDVTQCGINC from the exons ATGAATTTACTTTTGACTTTGGGTGTTTTGCTTGTTGTTCAGCCAAAAAAAATCCAGGTCTGCCAGATCTGCAGTGATGATATTGGCAAGACTATAGATGGAGAGCCCTTTGTTGCTTGCCATGTATGTGCATTTCCAGTTTGCCGTCCATGTTATGAGTATGAGAGGAAAGATGGTAACCAGTCCTGTCCTCAATGCAAGACCAAATACAAGAGGCATAAAG GAAGCCCTCCAATTCAAGGGGAAGAAATGGGAGATGCTGATTCTGAAGATGTAGGAAACAAGTCAAACCATCACATATCAGGCGTTCAAGATGAGAAGCAAAAGATAGAACGTATGCTGGGTTGGGATTCGAGTTCTGGTCGGAAAGAGCATCTTGCAACCACAAACTATGACAAAGATGGTTCTCTTAACCATATTCCTTATCTGGCTGGTAGACGTTCG gTTTCCGGGGATCTTTCAGCTGCATCTCCTGAGCGTTACTCAATGGCTTCTCCTGAAAGTGGCATCAGAG CAAATATAAGGGTGGTGGATCCAACAAGGGATTCTGGCTCATTGGGGTTTGGCAATGTAGCCTGGAGAGAGAGGATTGATGGTTGGAAGATGAAGCCAGAGAAGAATACTGCTCCGATGAGTGTTAGTAATGCACCATCTGAAGGCAGGGGTGGCGGAGATTTTGATGCCAGCACTGATGTACTCATGGATGATTCTTTACT AAATGATGAAGCCCGCCAGCCTCTCTCAAGGAAGGTTTCTATTCCTTCCTCTAGGATTAACCCTTACAGGATGGTCATAGTTTTGCGGCTTGTTGTCCTTTGCATTTTCTTACACTACCGTTTAACAAATCCAGTGAGGAATGCTTACGCTTTGTGGCTAATATCCGTTATCTGTGAGATATGGTTTGCAATATCATGGATATTGGATCAGTTCCCTAAATGGCTTCCTGTGAACCGTGAGACATATCTTGACAGGCTATCTCTCAG ATATGAGAAAGAAGGAGAGCCGTCTCAGTTGGCTGCTGTTGACATTTTTGTCAGTACAGTCGACCCTTTAAAGGAACCTCCACTGGTCACAGCCAATACAGTACTATCTATTCTTGCAGTTGATTACCCAGTCGACAAAGTCTCTTGTTATGTTTCAGATGATGGAGCTGCTATGTTGACATTTGAAACTATGTCTGAAACGTCTGAATTTGCAAGAAAATGGGTTCCTTTCTGCAAGAGATATGATATTGAGCCCCGAGCTCCAGAATGGTACTTTTCACAGAAGATTGACTACTTAAAAGACAAGGTTCATCCATCATTTGTCAAAGAACGCAGAGCTATGAAG AGAGAATATGAAGAATTTAAAGTTCGTGTCAATGGGCTTGTTGCAAAGGCACAAAAGGTTCCTGATGAAGGATGGGTCATGCAAGATGGTACACCTTGGCCTGGAAATAACATCAGAGATCATCCAGGAATGATCCAG GTTTTCTTGGGCCATAGTGGAGGACTTGATACTGAGGGTAATGAACTTCCACGGCTGGTGTATGTGTCTCGTGAGAAGCGTCCTGGTTTTCAGCATCATAAGAAAGCTGGTGCTATGAATGCACTT GTTCGTGTTTCAGCAGTCCTCACCAATGGGCCCTTCTTGTTAAATCTTGATTGTGATCATTACATAAACAACAGCAAGGCATTGAGAGAAGCTATGTGTTTTCTAATGGATCCTAATCTTGGAAGAACAGTTTGTTATGTCCAGTTTCCTCAGAGATTTGATGGGATTGATAGAAATGATCGATATGCCAACCGTAACACTGTTTTCTTTGAT ATAAATTTAAGAGGATTGGATGGAATCCAAGGCCCTGTATACGTGGGTACAGGGTGTGTTTTCAATAGAACGGCCTTGTATGGCTATGAGCCTCCTCTCAAGCCTAAGCATAAGAAACCAGGGTTTCTGTCTTCATGCTTTGGTGGATCACGAAAGAAGAGTTCTAGATCGGGTAGAAAGGAtagtaagaaaaaatcaagcaagctTGTAGACCCTACTTTGCCGGTATTCAATTTAGAAGATATAGAAGAAGGGGTTGAAG GTACTGGATTCGATGATGAAAAATCATTGCTCATGTCTCAAATGACACTTGAGAAAAGATTTGGCCAATCAACTGTGTTTGTTGCTTCCACCCTTATGGAGAACGGTGGTGTTCCGGAGTCCGCCACCCCAGAGTCTCTTCTCAAAGAAGCTATTCATGTCATCAGCTGTGGATATGAAGACAAGACAGACTGGGGAAGTGAA ATAGGATGGATATATGGTTCTGTTACGGAAGATATCCTTACAGGATTCAAGATGCATGCTCGTGGTTGGAGATCAATATATTGCATGCCGAAGCGTCCTGCCTTTAAAGGATCTGCTCCCATTAATCTTTCTGATCGTCTAAATCAAGTGCTTCGGTGGGCTTTAGGTTCAGTTGAAATTCTTCTCAGTCGTCACTGCCCCATATGGTATGGCTATAGTGGAAGGCTAAAATGGCTCGAGAGATTTGCTTACATCAACACCACCATTTATCCAATCACATCCATTCCTCTTCTTGCCTATTGTACATTGCCCGCCGTGTGCCTTCTTACGGGAAAGTTCATTATTCCACAG ATTAGTAACATTGCCAGTATCTGGTTCATATCCctctttctttcaatctttGCAACCGGTATTTTGGAAATGAGATGGAGTGGTGTTGGGATCGATGAATGGTGGAGGAATGAACAGTTCTGGGTTATTGGAGGTGTGTCAGCTCATCTCTTTGCTGTCTTCCAAGGCCTGCTGAAAGTCCTTGCTGGAATAGATACAAATTTTACTGTCACTTCAAAAGCATCTGATGAAGATGGTGATTTTACCGAGCTATATATGTTCAAATGGACCACTTTACTTATCCCACCAACTACTCTCCTCATAATCAATCTGGTTGGAGTGGTTGCAGGAGTCTCTTACGCCATAAACAGTGGTTATCAATCTTGGGGTCCTCTCTTTGGCAagcttttctttgctttctgGGTGATTATTCATCTTTATCCTTTCCTCAAGGGTCTGATGGGACGCCAAAACCGAACACCTACGATTGTTGTGGTGTGGTCAGTTCTCCTTGCTTCTATCTTCTCCTTATTGTGGGTACGTGTTGACCCTTTTACAACCAAGGTGACTGGACCAGACGTTACGCAGTGTGGCATCAACTGCTAG
- the LOC133677109 gene encoding cellulose synthase A catalytic subunit 3 [UDP-forming]-like isoform X2: MDLEGDDAAGPKKIQVCQICSDDIGKTIDGEPFVACHVCAFPVCRPCYEYERKDGNQSCPQCKTKYKRHKGSPPIQGEEMGDADSEDVGNKSNHHISGVQDEKQKIERMLGWDSSSGRKEHLATTNYDKDGSLNHIPYLAGRRSVSGDLSAASPERYSMASPESGIRANIRVVDPTRDSGSLGFGNVAWRERIDGWKMKPEKNTAPMSVSNAPSEGRGGGDFDASTDVLMDDSLLNDEARQPLSRKVSIPSSRINPYRMVIVLRLVVLCIFLHYRLTNPVRNAYALWLISVICEIWFAISWILDQFPKWLPVNRETYLDRLSLRYEKEGEPSQLAAVDIFVSTVDPLKEPPLVTANTVLSILAVDYPVDKVSCYVSDDGAAMLTFETMSETSEFARKWVPFCKRYDIEPRAPEWYFSQKIDYLKDKVHPSFVKERRAMKREYEEFKVRVNGLVAKAQKVPDEGWVMQDGTPWPGNNIRDHPGMIQVFLGHSGGLDTEGNELPRLVYVSREKRPGFQHHKKAGAMNALVRVSAVLTNGPFLLNLDCDHYINNSKALREAMCFLMDPNLGRTVCYVQFPQRFDGIDRNDRYANRNTVFFDINLRGLDGIQGPVYVGTGCVFNRTALYGYEPPLKPKHKKPGFLSSCFGGSRKKSSRSGRKDSKKKSSKLVDPTLPVFNLEDIEEGVEGTGFDDEKSLLMSQMTLEKRFGQSTVFVASTLMENGGVPESATPESLLKEAIHVISCGYEDKTDWGSEIGWIYGSVTEDILTGFKMHARGWRSIYCMPKRPAFKGSAPINLSDRLNQVLRWALGSVEILLSRHCPIWYGYSGRLKWLERFAYINTTIYPITSIPLLAYCTLPAVCLLTGKFIIPQISNIASIWFISLFLSIFATGILEMRWSGVGIDEWWRNEQFWVIGGVSAHLFAVFQGLLKVLAGIDTNFTVTSKASDEDGDFTELYMFKWTTLLIPPTTLLIINLVGVVAGVSYAINSGYQSWGPLFGKLFFAFWVIIHLYPFLKGLMGRQNRTPTIVVVWSVLLASIFSLLWVRVDPFTTKVTGPDVTQCGINC; the protein is encoded by the exons ATGGATCTAGAAGGAGATGATGCTGCCGGG CCAAAAAAAATCCAGGTCTGCCAGATCTGCAGTGATGATATTGGCAAGACTATAGATGGAGAGCCCTTTGTTGCTTGCCATGTATGTGCATTTCCAGTTTGCCGTCCATGTTATGAGTATGAGAGGAAAGATGGTAACCAGTCCTGTCCTCAATGCAAGACCAAATACAAGAGGCATAAAG GAAGCCCTCCAATTCAAGGGGAAGAAATGGGAGATGCTGATTCTGAAGATGTAGGAAACAAGTCAAACCATCACATATCAGGCGTTCAAGATGAGAAGCAAAAGATAGAACGTATGCTGGGTTGGGATTCGAGTTCTGGTCGGAAAGAGCATCTTGCAACCACAAACTATGACAAAGATGGTTCTCTTAACCATATTCCTTATCTGGCTGGTAGACGTTCG gTTTCCGGGGATCTTTCAGCTGCATCTCCTGAGCGTTACTCAATGGCTTCTCCTGAAAGTGGCATCAGAG CAAATATAAGGGTGGTGGATCCAACAAGGGATTCTGGCTCATTGGGGTTTGGCAATGTAGCCTGGAGAGAGAGGATTGATGGTTGGAAGATGAAGCCAGAGAAGAATACTGCTCCGATGAGTGTTAGTAATGCACCATCTGAAGGCAGGGGTGGCGGAGATTTTGATGCCAGCACTGATGTACTCATGGATGATTCTTTACT AAATGATGAAGCCCGCCAGCCTCTCTCAAGGAAGGTTTCTATTCCTTCCTCTAGGATTAACCCTTACAGGATGGTCATAGTTTTGCGGCTTGTTGTCCTTTGCATTTTCTTACACTACCGTTTAACAAATCCAGTGAGGAATGCTTACGCTTTGTGGCTAATATCCGTTATCTGTGAGATATGGTTTGCAATATCATGGATATTGGATCAGTTCCCTAAATGGCTTCCTGTGAACCGTGAGACATATCTTGACAGGCTATCTCTCAG ATATGAGAAAGAAGGAGAGCCGTCTCAGTTGGCTGCTGTTGACATTTTTGTCAGTACAGTCGACCCTTTAAAGGAACCTCCACTGGTCACAGCCAATACAGTACTATCTATTCTTGCAGTTGATTACCCAGTCGACAAAGTCTCTTGTTATGTTTCAGATGATGGAGCTGCTATGTTGACATTTGAAACTATGTCTGAAACGTCTGAATTTGCAAGAAAATGGGTTCCTTTCTGCAAGAGATATGATATTGAGCCCCGAGCTCCAGAATGGTACTTTTCACAGAAGATTGACTACTTAAAAGACAAGGTTCATCCATCATTTGTCAAAGAACGCAGAGCTATGAAG AGAGAATATGAAGAATTTAAAGTTCGTGTCAATGGGCTTGTTGCAAAGGCACAAAAGGTTCCTGATGAAGGATGGGTCATGCAAGATGGTACACCTTGGCCTGGAAATAACATCAGAGATCATCCAGGAATGATCCAG GTTTTCTTGGGCCATAGTGGAGGACTTGATACTGAGGGTAATGAACTTCCACGGCTGGTGTATGTGTCTCGTGAGAAGCGTCCTGGTTTTCAGCATCATAAGAAAGCTGGTGCTATGAATGCACTT GTTCGTGTTTCAGCAGTCCTCACCAATGGGCCCTTCTTGTTAAATCTTGATTGTGATCATTACATAAACAACAGCAAGGCATTGAGAGAAGCTATGTGTTTTCTAATGGATCCTAATCTTGGAAGAACAGTTTGTTATGTCCAGTTTCCTCAGAGATTTGATGGGATTGATAGAAATGATCGATATGCCAACCGTAACACTGTTTTCTTTGAT ATAAATTTAAGAGGATTGGATGGAATCCAAGGCCCTGTATACGTGGGTACAGGGTGTGTTTTCAATAGAACGGCCTTGTATGGCTATGAGCCTCCTCTCAAGCCTAAGCATAAGAAACCAGGGTTTCTGTCTTCATGCTTTGGTGGATCACGAAAGAAGAGTTCTAGATCGGGTAGAAAGGAtagtaagaaaaaatcaagcaagctTGTAGACCCTACTTTGCCGGTATTCAATTTAGAAGATATAGAAGAAGGGGTTGAAG GTACTGGATTCGATGATGAAAAATCATTGCTCATGTCTCAAATGACACTTGAGAAAAGATTTGGCCAATCAACTGTGTTTGTTGCTTCCACCCTTATGGAGAACGGTGGTGTTCCGGAGTCCGCCACCCCAGAGTCTCTTCTCAAAGAAGCTATTCATGTCATCAGCTGTGGATATGAAGACAAGACAGACTGGGGAAGTGAA ATAGGATGGATATATGGTTCTGTTACGGAAGATATCCTTACAGGATTCAAGATGCATGCTCGTGGTTGGAGATCAATATATTGCATGCCGAAGCGTCCTGCCTTTAAAGGATCTGCTCCCATTAATCTTTCTGATCGTCTAAATCAAGTGCTTCGGTGGGCTTTAGGTTCAGTTGAAATTCTTCTCAGTCGTCACTGCCCCATATGGTATGGCTATAGTGGAAGGCTAAAATGGCTCGAGAGATTTGCTTACATCAACACCACCATTTATCCAATCACATCCATTCCTCTTCTTGCCTATTGTACATTGCCCGCCGTGTGCCTTCTTACGGGAAAGTTCATTATTCCACAG ATTAGTAACATTGCCAGTATCTGGTTCATATCCctctttctttcaatctttGCAACCGGTATTTTGGAAATGAGATGGAGTGGTGTTGGGATCGATGAATGGTGGAGGAATGAACAGTTCTGGGTTATTGGAGGTGTGTCAGCTCATCTCTTTGCTGTCTTCCAAGGCCTGCTGAAAGTCCTTGCTGGAATAGATACAAATTTTACTGTCACTTCAAAAGCATCTGATGAAGATGGTGATTTTACCGAGCTATATATGTTCAAATGGACCACTTTACTTATCCCACCAACTACTCTCCTCATAATCAATCTGGTTGGAGTGGTTGCAGGAGTCTCTTACGCCATAAACAGTGGTTATCAATCTTGGGGTCCTCTCTTTGGCAagcttttctttgctttctgGGTGATTATTCATCTTTATCCTTTCCTCAAGGGTCTGATGGGACGCCAAAACCGAACACCTACGATTGTTGTGGTGTGGTCAGTTCTCCTTGCTTCTATCTTCTCCTTATTGTGGGTACGTGTTGACCCTTTTACAACCAAGGTGACTGGACCAGACGTTACGCAGTGTGGCATCAACTGCTAG
- the LOC133677295 gene encoding small ribosomal subunit protein uS5x-like, whose amino-acid sequence MEERPPAERGSFGRGFGGRGDRGGRGGRGDRGGRGRRRSGRKEEEEKWVPVTKLGRLVKDGKISSVEQIYLHSLPIKEYQIIDTLIGPILKDEVMKITPVQKQTRAGQRTRFKAFVVVGDGNGHVGLGVKCAKEVATAIRGAIILAKLSIIPVRRGYWGNKIGKPHTVPCKVTGKCGSVTVRMVPAPRGAGIVAARVPKKVLQFAGIDDVFTSSRGSTKTLGNFVKATFDCLLKTYGFLTPDFWKETRFIRSPFQEYTDLLAKPTSKVLITEVHDD is encoded by the exons ATGGAAGAGCGCCCCCCTGCAGAACGTGGATCCTTCGGTCGTGGCTTCGGTGGACGTGGAGACCGGGGAGGCCGAGGTGGACGTGGAGATCGCGGTGGACGAGGCCGTCGCCGCTCTGGCCGcaaagaggaggaagagaaatGGGTACCAGTCACAAAACTAGGCCGCCTTGTAAAAGATGGCAAAATCTCCTCCGTGGAGCAAATCTACCTCCACTCACTACCCATCAAAGAGTACCAAATCATAGACACCCTTATTGGTCCTATCTTGAAAGATGAGGTGATGAAAATCACCCCAGTTCAGAAACAAACAAGAGCTGGTCAGCGAACCAGGTTCAAGGcctttgttgttgttggtgatGGGAATGGACATGTTGGTTTGGGTGTGAAGTGTGCTAAAGAAGTGGCCACTGCCATTCGTGGGGCTATTATTTTGGCAAAACTCTCTATTATTCCGGTGAGGAGAGGGTACTGGGGGAACAAGATCGGAAAGCCACATACTGTGCCTTGTAAGGTTACAGGGAAGTGTGGCAGTGTGACTGTGAGAATGGTCCCTGCCCCTCGTGGAGCTGGGATTGTTGCTGCCAGGGTTCCTAAGAAGGTGCTTCAGTTTGCTGGAATTGATGATGTTTTTACATCTTCCAGAGGATCTACGAAGACTCTTGGAAACTTTGTTAAG GCCACATTTGACTGCTTGCTGAAGACTTATGGGTTCCTGAcacccgacttctggaaggagACTCGCTTCATAAGGTCACCATTCCAAGAGTACACAGATCTGTTGGCAAAACCCACCAGCAAGGTTCTCATCACTGAGGTTCATGACGATTGA